Proteins encoded within one genomic window of Streptomyces kaniharaensis:
- a CDS encoding MarR family winged helix-turn-helix transcriptional regulator: MGSTATTTVPTNAELMEALAAVGAAYFQDFAAAAARHGLSSSQAKALGSVQEPVPMRALAGRLGCDASNVTGIVDRLESLGLAHREAAAGDRRVKIVVITDEGREILNRIRGEMARTHQAFEAMTDEQRVALHSICAQVLPVLAGRTGAAQ, from the coding sequence ATGGGTTCGACAGCGACGACGACCGTACCGACCAACGCCGAGCTGATGGAGGCGTTGGCCGCCGTCGGCGCCGCGTACTTCCAGGATTTCGCGGCGGCTGCGGCCCGCCATGGGCTCTCCTCCTCGCAGGCCAAGGCGCTCGGCTCGGTGCAGGAGCCGGTGCCGATGCGGGCCTTGGCCGGACGCCTGGGCTGTGACGCCTCCAACGTGACCGGGATCGTCGACCGGCTTGAGTCGCTGGGGCTCGCCCACCGCGAGGCGGCGGCGGGCGACCGGCGGGTGAAGATCGTCGTGATCACGGACGAGGGCCGCGAGATCCTCAACCGCATCCGCGGCGAGATGGCGCGGACCCACCAGGCCTTCGAGGCGATGACGGACGAGCAGCGCGTCGCCCTGCACTCGATCTGCGCGCAGGTGCTGCCGGTGCTGGCCGGTCGGACGGGCGCCGCGCAGTAG
- the purB gene encoding adenylosuccinate lyase yields the protein MRSVSAKPQIPNVLASRYASATLAQLWSPEHKVVLERHLWLAVLKAQQDLGVEVPANAVADYERVIDQVDLGSIAARERITRHDVKARIEEFSELAGHEQIHKGMTSRDLTENVEQLQIRQSLEYVRDRTVAVLVRLARLAAQHSELVMAGRSHNVAAQATTLGKRFASIADELLVAFRRLEELIARYPLRGIKGPVGTAQDMLDLLGGDTDKLAELERRVAGHLGFENVLTSVGQVYPRSLDFEVLTALVQLAAAPSSLAKTIRLMAGHELVTEGFKEGQVGSSAMPHKMNTRSCERVNGLAVILRGYASMTGELAGDQWNEGDVSCSVVRRVALPDAFFAFDGLLETFLTVLDEFGAFPAVIEAELDRYLPFLATTKVLMGAVRAGVGRETGHEVIKEHAVASALAMRAGARENELLDRLAADERIPLDRAALDALLADRLSFTGAAGAQVAEVLRQVEAVVAAYPEAAKYAPGDIL from the coding sequence TTGCGAAGCGTGAGCGCGAAGCCCCAGATCCCCAATGTCCTGGCCTCCCGGTACGCCTCGGCGACCCTGGCCCAGCTGTGGTCCCCCGAGCACAAGGTGGTCCTTGAGCGCCACCTGTGGCTCGCCGTCCTGAAGGCCCAGCAGGACCTCGGTGTCGAGGTGCCGGCGAACGCCGTCGCCGACTACGAGCGGGTGATCGACCAGGTCGACCTCGGCTCGATCGCCGCCCGTGAGCGGATCACCCGCCACGACGTGAAGGCCCGGATCGAGGAGTTCAGCGAGCTCGCCGGTCACGAGCAGATCCACAAGGGCATGACCTCCCGGGATCTGACCGAGAACGTCGAGCAGCTGCAGATCCGCCAGTCCCTGGAGTACGTGCGCGACCGCACGGTCGCCGTGCTGGTGCGCCTGGCCCGGCTCGCCGCGCAGCACTCGGAGCTGGTCATGGCCGGCCGCTCGCACAACGTGGCCGCGCAGGCCACCACGCTGGGCAAGCGCTTCGCGTCGATCGCCGACGAGCTGCTGGTCGCCTTCCGCCGCCTGGAGGAGCTGATCGCCCGTTACCCGCTGCGCGGGATCAAGGGTCCGGTCGGCACCGCGCAGGACATGCTGGACCTGCTCGGGGGCGACACCGACAAGCTGGCCGAGCTGGAGCGCCGGGTGGCCGGCCACCTCGGCTTCGAGAACGTGCTCACCAGCGTCGGCCAGGTCTACCCGCGCTCGCTGGACTTCGAGGTGCTCACCGCCCTCGTCCAGCTGGCCGCCGCGCCGTCCAGCCTGGCCAAGACGATCCGCCTGATGGCCGGCCACGAGCTGGTCACCGAGGGCTTCAAGGAGGGCCAGGTCGGCTCCTCCGCGATGCCGCACAAGATGAACACCCGCTCCTGCGAGCGCGTCAACGGCCTGGCCGTCATCCTGCGCGGCTACGCGTCGATGACCGGTGAGCTGGCCGGCGACCAGTGGAACGAGGGCGACGTCTCCTGCTCGGTCGTGCGCCGGGTCGCGCTGCCCGACGCCTTCTTCGCCTTCGACGGCCTGCTGGAGACCTTCCTGACCGTCCTCGACGAGTTCGGCGCCTTCCCGGCCGTGATCGAGGCCGAGCTGGACCGCTACCTGCCGTTCCTCGCCACCACCAAGGTGCTGATGGGTGCGGTGCGCGCGGGCGTCGGCCGGGAGACCGGGCACGAGGTCATCAAGGAGCACGCCGTCGCCTCCGCGCTGGCGATGCGCGCGGGCGCGCGGGAGAACGAGCTGCTGGACCGCTTGGCCGCCGACGAGCGGATCCCGCTGGACCGGGCCGCGCTGGACGCGCTGCTGGCGGACAGGCTGTCGTTCACCGGTGCGGCCGGCGCCCAGGTCGCCGAGGTGCTCCGCCAGGTGGAGGCCGTCGTCGCCGCCTACCCGGAGGCCGCCAAGTACGCACCTGGTGACATTCTCTGA
- a CDS encoding DUF3037 domain-containing protein, whose protein sequence is MTRPTPLALPATAELHDYEYAVIRAVPRIERGECINVGVLLYCRDSAHLAARTHLDQARLLALDPVADVHGVRRALHGIEAVCAGGPQAGPAAADSPGQRFRWLTAPRSAIVQPGPVHTGLTVDPETELRRLFDQLVL, encoded by the coding sequence ATGACCCGGCCGACGCCGCTCGCCCTGCCGGCCACCGCCGAACTGCACGACTACGAGTACGCCGTGATCCGCGCGGTGCCACGGATCGAGCGCGGCGAGTGCATCAACGTCGGCGTGCTGCTGTACTGCCGGGACAGCGCCCACCTGGCGGCGCGGACGCACCTGGACCAGGCCCGGCTGCTGGCGCTGGACCCGGTGGCGGACGTGCACGGGGTGCGGCGGGCGCTGCACGGGATCGAGGCGGTGTGCGCGGGCGGCCCGCAGGCCGGTCCGGCGGCGGCGGACAGCCCCGGGCAGCGGTTCCGCTGGCTGACCGCGCCGCGCAGTGCGATCGTCCAGCCGGGGCCGGTGCACACCGGGCTGACCGTGGACCCGGAGACGGAGCTGCGGCGGCTGTTCGACCAGCTGGTGCTGTGA
- a CDS encoding HipA family kinase encodes MLPEVTAVRYVTPLREGGSMPGLVEADDRRLYALKWVGAAQGRKALVAEVLAGELGRRLGLPVPELVTVDLDPVLARSEPDPQIQDQMRASGGLNLGMAFVSGALNFDPLCFEVDAGLAGQVLWFDALIGNVDRSWRNPNLLVATGGLRLIDHGASLIFHHNWAGAAAWIRRPYDASDHALLRAQPDLAAADKVLAPLAEAAIEEAVARIPDVWLADEPGFDSPEAVRAAYRTQLTERLAGPRDWLPEVPA; translated from the coding sequence GTGCTTCCTGAGGTGACGGCGGTCCGGTACGTGACGCCACTACGAGAAGGCGGCTCGATGCCGGGCCTGGTCGAGGCCGACGACCGGCGGCTGTATGCGCTGAAGTGGGTCGGCGCCGCGCAGGGACGCAAGGCGCTGGTGGCGGAGGTGCTGGCCGGGGAACTGGGGCGGCGGCTCGGGCTGCCGGTACCGGAGCTGGTGACGGTGGATCTGGACCCGGTCCTGGCGCGCAGCGAGCCGGATCCGCAGATCCAGGACCAGATGCGGGCCAGCGGGGGGCTCAACCTCGGGATGGCGTTCGTCAGCGGGGCGCTCAACTTCGATCCGCTCTGCTTCGAGGTGGACGCCGGGCTGGCCGGGCAGGTGCTCTGGTTCGACGCGCTGATCGGCAACGTGGACCGCTCCTGGCGCAACCCGAACCTGCTGGTGGCCACCGGCGGGCTGCGGCTGATCGACCACGGCGCGAGCCTGATCTTCCACCACAACTGGGCGGGCGCCGCCGCCTGGATCCGCCGTCCGTACGACGCCTCCGACCACGCGCTGCTGCGCGCCCAGCCGGACCTGGCCGCCGCGGACAAGGTGCTCGCACCGCTCGCCGAGGCGGCGATCGAGGAGGCGGTGGCGCGGATCCCGGACGTCTGGCTGGCGGACGAGCCGGGCTTCGACTCGCCGGAGGCGGTGCGCGCCGCGTACCGCACCCAGCTGACCGAACGACTGGCCGGTCCGCGCGACTGGCTGCCGGAGGTGCCCGCATGA